In one window of Methanoculleus chikugoensis DNA:
- a CDS encoding ABC transporter ATP-binding protein — translation MSLEISHLSFAYGRRTRLVLDDVSFSVKEGDLLAVLGPNGVGKSTMFRCILGFLRNYRGSIRLNGLDIKTLDHKEIAKHVAYIPQSTHPVFNYTVLDVVLMGLTNQVRLLGTPNRGHIDEAYAAMENLGIAHLRDAGYGEISGGERQLALVARALVQKAKILIMDEPTANLDYGNQFRVMCRISDLARDGYIIILSTHNPDHAFLYANRTLMIYGGRVIADGTPEDVLDADLIKDVYGVDVHIEDYQYGSRRHNLCIPIDGGIGKHG, via the coding sequence ATGAGCCTGGAGATATCTCATCTCTCCTTTGCCTACGGCAGGCGTACCCGCCTGGTACTCGACGATGTCTCGTTCTCGGTGAAGGAGGGAGATCTCCTCGCCGTGCTCGGGCCGAACGGCGTCGGGAAGAGTACGATGTTCCGGTGCATTCTCGGATTTTTGCGAAACTACCGGGGCAGCATCCGGCTGAATGGTCTGGATATCAAGACTCTCGATCATAAGGAGATTGCAAAGCATGTCGCCTACATCCCCCAGTCGACGCATCCGGTCTTCAACTACACGGTGCTGGATGTGGTCCTGATGGGCCTGACCAATCAGGTGCGTCTGCTTGGTACGCCGAACCGGGGCCACATCGATGAGGCGTACGCGGCGATGGAGAACCTTGGGATCGCTCATCTCCGGGATGCAGGATACGGCGAGATCAGCGGCGGCGAGCGGCAGCTTGCCCTGGTCGCCCGGGCGCTTGTGCAGAAGGCAAAGATCCTGATCATGGACGAGCCGACGGCAAACCTCGATTACGGCAACCAGTTCCGGGTGATGTGCCGGATATCGGATCTCGCGAGGGACGGCTATATCATCATCCTCTCGACCCACAATCCGGACCATGCATTTCTGTACGCGAACCGGACGCTGATGATCTACGGCGGGAGGGTGATCGCCGACGGAACGCCGGAGGATGTTCTGGATGCCGACCTGATCAAGGATGTCTATGGTGTGGATGTACATATCGAGGATTACCAGTACGGCTCACGCCGCCACAACCTCTGCATCCCGATCGACGGCGGCATCGGGAAGCACGGGTAG